One window of the Rhodothermales bacterium genome contains the following:
- a CDS encoding sulfotransferase: protein MTKRQRTTPNPVVIIGAGRSGTNMLRDAVTRAASNVGTWPCDEINYIWRHGNASHPTDELRRHHARPEVKKYIVGRFEQLRQQANWFAVVEKTCANSLRVPFVDEVLPNARFVCIERNGMDVVNSALKRWSAPVDWRYLARKARFVPAADVPYYGSRYLMNRCSKVFGGKSRLSSWGPRFPGMDLALEEQPLAAVCALQWRACVQAARRDLALLDSGRSVTVQYEDFVVDPVRWLGIITEFLGESVSQRRLEEIATTVSTSSVGRWKSELSSEDVRHIKSIV from the coding sequence ATGACCAAGCGGCAACGAACGACCCCAAACCCTGTCGTCATTATCGGGGCTGGCAGGTCAGGTACGAACATGCTTCGGGATGCTGTCACGCGAGCCGCATCAAATGTAGGCACTTGGCCCTGCGATGAAATCAACTACATTTGGCGCCATGGAAATGCATCGCACCCGACCGATGAACTCCGCAGACATCACGCTCGGCCGGAAGTAAAGAAGTACATAGTTGGACGGTTTGAGCAATTGCGACAGCAAGCCAATTGGTTCGCAGTGGTCGAAAAAACGTGCGCGAACAGCCTGAGAGTTCCTTTTGTCGATGAGGTACTTCCTAACGCTAGGTTCGTCTGCATCGAACGCAATGGTATGGATGTGGTGAACTCTGCGCTCAAGCGCTGGAGTGCTCCGGTCGACTGGAGATACCTAGCGAGAAAGGCTCGGTTTGTCCCGGCGGCCGATGTTCCGTACTACGGATCCAGATACCTCATGAACAGATGTAGCAAGGTCTTTGGCGGCAAGTCTCGGCTTAGTTCATGGGGCCCGAGATTCCCGGGAATGGACCTAGCGCTGGAAGAACAACCATTGGCCGCCGTTTGTGCGCTCCAGTGGAGGGCCTGCGTTCAGGCAGCGAGGCGAGACCTTGCTTTGCTAGATTCCGGAAGAAGTGTCACTGTTCAGTACGAGGACTTCGTGGTCGACCCGGTGCGATGGCTGGGTATCATAACGGAGTTCTTGGGCGAGTCGGTGTCACAGCGTCGACTTGAAGAAATCGCGACAACTGTCTCCACTAGCAGTGTTGGACGGTGGAAGTCAGAGTTGTCATCTGAAGATGTCAGGCACATCAAGTCCATTGTCTAG
- a CDS encoding SLBB domain-containing protein has translation MRTLLALFAAVLLASPVQAQLEDWEFSRRNTAAYYNYAEQGDVTVHASVWGAVRYPGLYEVPVGTAMSELLSIAGGPSVGERVRRAKRTVTIKLYRDSGAGRQVIYEQKAKNTVDAGGRDIQIMEGDVLAIESVVKQGLSWRDMFSVIAAFASVALAIERITGS, from the coding sequence ATGCGCACTCTCCTGGCCCTTTTCGCCGCTGTTCTCCTCGCCTCGCCTGTCCAGGCCCAACTCGAAGACTGGGAATTCTCCCGTCGCAACACGGCCGCGTACTACAACTATGCTGAGCAGGGTGATGTCACCGTGCACGCCTCAGTTTGGGGCGCCGTGCGCTACCCGGGCCTCTACGAGGTTCCTGTCGGCACGGCAATGTCCGAGCTTCTTTCGATCGCCGGCGGCCCCAGTGTCGGAGAGCGTGTTCGACGCGCCAAACGCACGGTGACCATCAAGCTCTACCGGGACTCCGGCGCCGGCCGCCAGGTCATCTACGAGCAGAAGGCCAAGAACACGGTGGATGCCGGAGGCCGCGACATTCAGATCATGGAGGGCGATGTGCTCGCGATTGAATCTGTGGTCAAGCAGGGGCTGTCCTGGCGCGACATGTTCAGCGTGATCGCCGCCTTTGCCAGCGTCGCCCTGGCCATCGAGCGCATCACCGGATCATAG
- the pseG gene encoding UDP-2,4-diacetamido-2,4,6-trideoxy-beta-L-altropyranose hydrolase, translated as MGSKQVLIRVDSSSVIGSGHIQRCLALAEGLRELDVVVRFVSRLHPGHLGHLVEKAGFALDRLPPARGELRREPSTPRAAYSNWLGASQVEDAVDTVAVARETGPNLVLVDHYGVAHEWETAVARHFPVMTIDDLADRSYGCDLLLDQNYWSKGRHPYKRLTPSRCDLLVGPAYALLRPEFRRHRGNANEKRRGRSRLLVSFGGSDVENLTSRCLRILSKPMFSSLEIDVVVGQNNPHIPLVEELVIQSARLALFVQTPKMAELMARADFAIGAGGSTTWERLCVSLPSLVISVADNQVRFCQHLARDGYIKYLGASKSVQDSKIRAALADALSGPVLEAGAVRAGASLVDGQGTARVAREMLSFIQSKVS; from the coding sequence TTGGGGTCGAAACAGGTCCTTATCAGGGTAGATTCCTCTTCCGTCATCGGTTCTGGGCACATCCAGCGCTGTTTGGCCCTCGCTGAGGGACTGCGCGAATTGGACGTCGTTGTTCGATTCGTTTCTCGCCTTCATCCAGGACACCTAGGACACCTCGTAGAGAAGGCGGGGTTTGCCCTGGATCGGTTGCCTCCGGCCCGAGGCGAGTTGAGGCGGGAGCCATCCACGCCTAGGGCGGCCTACAGCAATTGGCTTGGAGCCTCCCAGGTTGAGGATGCCGTTGACACAGTTGCGGTTGCGCGCGAGACGGGACCGAACCTAGTGCTAGTTGACCACTACGGTGTCGCGCATGAATGGGAGACTGCCGTTGCTCGACACTTCCCGGTGATGACGATTGACGACCTCGCAGACCGCAGTTATGGCTGTGATCTGCTCTTGGATCAGAACTACTGGTCGAAAGGACGGCACCCTTACAAGCGGCTTACGCCGTCCCGGTGCGATCTCTTGGTTGGGCCCGCCTATGCACTTCTCAGGCCCGAGTTTCGTCGACACAGAGGCAACGCAAACGAGAAACGTCGTGGGAGAAGCCGGCTCCTAGTGTCGTTTGGAGGATCTGACGTCGAGAACCTCACGTCCCGCTGCCTAAGAATTCTGTCGAAGCCGATGTTTAGCAGTTTAGAGATCGACGTGGTCGTAGGTCAGAACAACCCTCACATCCCCCTCGTAGAGGAGTTGGTGATTCAGTCTGCCCGCCTGGCGCTTTTTGTACAGACTCCAAAGATGGCAGAACTCATGGCTCGAGCAGACTTTGCCATAGGCGCAGGCGGTTCCACAACCTGGGAGCGGTTATGCGTGAGCCTACCTTCCTTGGTAATAAGCGTTGCGGACAATCAGGTCAGGTTTTGTCAGCACCTTGCTCGGGACGGATACATCAAATATCTCGGTGCGTCCAAATCGGTTCAAGACTCGAAAATTCGGGCGGCTCTGGCCGATGCGCTCTCGGGGCCAGTATTGGAGGCAGGCGCCGTGAGAGCCGGAGCGAGCCTTGTAGACGGCCAAGGAACCGCGCGGGTTGCTCGGGAAATGCTAAGCTTTATCCAGTCAAAGGTCTCCTAG
- a CDS encoding sugar transferase — protein sequence MKSAPTSFYQRRGKRLFDLASSLAALVVLVPILVVVAAISLGVQGRPVLFRQERVGKCKSRFWVIKLRTMRVDPVSTVTITTRADSRITPWGRLLRRSKLDELPQLLNVLNGSMSLVGHRPDVPGYWDELPDSDRLTQLRPGITGPGAVVFRNEELLLSQQADPIGYNDSVIFPEKVRLARLYAESITFAGDLFWIALTLMPSKFVRRVLSTSKWVSSTGAPFWVAALWAESSPFS from the coding sequence GTGAAAAGCGCCCCCACCTCTTTTTATCAGCGGCGCGGAAAACGGCTTTTCGACCTAGCATCCTCCCTGGCAGCACTAGTGGTACTGGTGCCAATTTTAGTTGTTGTCGCCGCGATATCGCTTGGAGTTCAGGGGCGGCCTGTGCTGTTCCGGCAAGAGCGGGTCGGAAAGTGCAAATCTAGATTCTGGGTGATAAAGCTCCGCACCATGAGAGTCGACCCTGTCTCGACGGTGACAATTACAACACGGGCCGACTCGCGGATTACTCCTTGGGGACGCCTCCTGCGTCGTTCGAAGCTTGACGAGCTCCCTCAGTTGCTCAATGTCTTGAACGGGTCCATGTCCCTCGTTGGCCATCGCCCAGACGTTCCGGGATACTGGGATGAACTGCCTGACTCGGACCGACTGACCCAGCTGCGCCCGGGGATTACGGGTCCCGGTGCTGTGGTATTCAGGAACGAGGAACTTCTGCTTTCTCAACAAGCCGACCCGATAGGGTATAACGACTCTGTGATCTTCCCAGAGAAGGTCCGCCTAGCCCGTCTGTACGCCGAAAGCATTACATTCGCAGGAGACCTCTTTTGGATAGCGCTTACACTGATGCCTTCGAAATTTGTCAGGCGAGTGCTGTCGACGTCGAAGTGGGTCTCGAGCACTGGCGCGCCATTCTGGGTGGCGGCCCTGTGGGCTGAATCTTCTCCATTTAGCTGA
- a CDS encoding DegT/DnrJ/EryC1/StrS family aminotransferase, giving the protein MPERILLSPPHMGQRELSHVLEAFETNWIAPVGPHVDAFENEFADRVGATFAVALSSGTAALHLALREVGVGVGDEVLVSTLTFCASVNPILYERGVPVLIDSEYESWNLDPNLVEDALRMRARRGRLPKALVAVHLYGQAADLDPICQLCDRYGVALIEDAAEALGATYKGRSPGVFGSAGVYSFNGNKIITTSGGGMLVTEDEHLARHVKKVATQSREPAPHYEHKELGYNYRLSNVLAGIGRGQLTVLDSRVRARQRVFDRYKSAFSTIPGLDLQTEATWGRSTRWLSCMTVDSDACGATSAEIITALADRNIEARPLWKPMHLQPYLKDAPKVGGIVSETLFRAGVCLPSGSSMTEGNQDRVIAAVLELVQAKANRGV; this is encoded by the coding sequence ATGCCTGAGAGGATTTTACTCTCTCCGCCACACATGGGGCAGAGGGAACTGAGTCACGTCCTCGAGGCGTTCGAGACGAACTGGATCGCACCTGTCGGACCGCACGTTGACGCATTTGAAAATGAGTTCGCCGATCGAGTCGGTGCGACTTTCGCGGTGGCACTTTCGTCTGGTACCGCTGCACTGCACTTAGCATTGCGGGAAGTTGGAGTCGGCGTCGGGGATGAGGTATTGGTCTCGACGTTGACATTCTGTGCCAGCGTGAATCCGATTCTGTACGAGCGCGGCGTGCCCGTGCTGATCGACAGCGAATACGAGTCGTGGAACCTCGATCCGAACTTGGTCGAGGATGCACTTAGGATGAGGGCGCGACGAGGACGGCTCCCGAAGGCGCTTGTCGCTGTCCACCTCTATGGCCAGGCAGCAGACTTGGATCCAATATGCCAACTCTGCGACCGATATGGTGTCGCTCTGATTGAGGATGCCGCTGAAGCCCTCGGCGCCACATACAAGGGCCGAAGTCCAGGAGTATTCGGGTCTGCAGGGGTCTATTCGTTTAATGGCAACAAGATTATTACGACTTCGGGAGGAGGAATGCTTGTTACGGAGGACGAGCACCTTGCCAGACACGTTAAGAAGGTCGCCACTCAATCCCGCGAGCCCGCCCCGCATTATGAGCACAAGGAGCTGGGTTACAATTACAGGCTGTCGAATGTGTTGGCGGGAATCGGTCGAGGTCAGCTCACAGTGCTTGACTCCCGGGTTCGGGCCAGGCAACGCGTGTTCGACCGTTACAAGAGCGCGTTTAGTACCATCCCCGGCTTGGACCTTCAAACAGAGGCAACTTGGGGGCGCTCAACTCGATGGCTGTCATGCATGACTGTAGACTCCGACGCCTGCGGCGCGACGAGTGCCGAAATAATCACGGCTCTTGCGGACCGCAACATCGAGGCCCGGCCGCTTTGGAAACCCATGCACCTGCAGCCTTACCTGAAGGACGCTCCAAAGGTTGGAGGAATTGTTTCGGAGACCCTATTTCGAGCTGGTGTATGCTTGCCGTCCGGTTCTAGCATGACAGAAGGGAATCAAGACCGAGTCATTGCAGCGGTCCTAGAGCTAGTGCAAGCGAAGGCCAACAGGGGAGTCTGA
- a CDS encoding glycosyltransferase family 4 protein, with the protein MLLQSSLEKDLELVLLDSTQRSVPPPGVTRRALDASRRIVEFIVKLFLHRPDTVLIFCGSGPSLAEKSLMSFMARMLRRPVLLFPRGGGILRRYRERAALSFWVRVALKIPTKVLCQGESWQRLMVHGVGRLQGDAPIVRNWSATPKHLSIAYNSSETGPVRLLFVGWLKREKGVFDLVNALATREADYPVVTRLVGDGDARRELTKLIEKLGLGGEVVLAGWKSAEELLDEYAWADVFVLPSWVEGLPNSMIEAMASGLPVVVTPVGNVPDVIQNGENGLIAEARNPRALAAAIDSLVDNPQQRARLSCAARQTARSLFGLEAAARALIDLVNQVSRPSTR; encoded by the coding sequence TTGCTCTTGCAATCGTCGCTCGAGAAGGATCTCGAGCTCGTTCTCCTGGACAGCACGCAGCGCTCGGTTCCTCCACCCGGGGTGACTCGTAGAGCACTCGATGCGTCGCGCCGAATCGTCGAGTTTATCGTCAAACTGTTCCTGCACCGACCCGACACGGTGCTGATTTTCTGTGGTTCCGGTCCCAGTCTTGCGGAGAAAAGCCTCATGTCGTTCATGGCACGTATGCTGCGACGACCCGTGCTGCTATTTCCCCGTGGCGGTGGAATCCTGAGGCGCTACCGCGAGCGTGCGGCTCTTTCGTTCTGGGTTCGAGTCGCGTTGAAGATACCAACAAAGGTGCTTTGTCAGGGCGAATCCTGGCAGCGATTGATGGTCCACGGTGTCGGGCGTCTGCAAGGAGATGCGCCCATCGTACGGAATTGGTCTGCCACGCCGAAGCACCTCTCGATCGCATATAACTCCTCGGAAACAGGGCCTGTGCGGCTGCTGTTCGTCGGGTGGCTCAAGCGGGAGAAGGGAGTATTTGACCTCGTTAACGCGTTGGCGACGAGAGAGGCCGATTATCCCGTAGTCACTCGGTTGGTTGGTGATGGAGATGCTCGCAGAGAGCTTACCAAATTGATCGAGAAACTCGGCTTGGGTGGAGAGGTGGTGCTGGCGGGCTGGAAGAGCGCCGAAGAACTCCTCGATGAGTACGCGTGGGCAGATGTGTTTGTGCTGCCGTCTTGGGTTGAAGGGCTGCCGAACTCGATGATCGAGGCCATGGCTTCTGGGCTGCCGGTCGTTGTCACCCCCGTGGGGAACGTGCCAGACGTGATCCAGAATGGTGAGAACGGATTGATTGCCGAAGCGCGAAACCCGAGAGCACTTGCGGCCGCAATTGACTCACTGGTTGACAATCCCCAACAAAGGGCTCGACTGTCATGTGCCGCTCGCCAGACGGCCCGGTCTCTCTTTGGTCTGGAAGCAGCGGCGCGCGCTCTCATCGACCTGGTTAACCAGGTCTCTAGGCCGAGTACTCGCTGA
- a CDS encoding glycosyltransferase family 4 protein: MKILIVSQFFWPEQRTAPNNIAALAGKLASSGHEVMVITGIPNHPRGRFYPGYRLRPVSKESHLGAEIVRLPLFPYHGHSPVGRLANYLSFAMSVTFLGTFFALRFRPDALFCYLAPTTLGLPAFLIRFLTNAPLAFWITDIWAENLRALGFDNLLCDWVAAGEKTLLRAADLVCLDSPGFESLTLKGGIPRDKTRVVIEWADEGLFRPEQPDLQLARKHGIEHDKFVAMYAGNMGSAQGLDTVLRAGAVLRGNANVQFVLVGDGTERERLVGLASEAGLDNVVFIDRQPMDQIRHFIALADLMVVHLIDRPIFRLQMPSKVIAYMACGKPSVCAFQGAAAQVVLSHECGFSCPPEDSVSMAAEIQRFASLSPRERGLFGSRARKAYLDHYTLDHQAKSIEHALLEMAHA; encoded by the coding sequence ATGAAAATCCTGATCGTTTCCCAGTTTTTTTGGCCTGAGCAGCGGACAGCCCCCAACAATATCGCCGCACTCGCCGGGAAGCTCGCATCATCGGGACACGAGGTGATGGTTATCACCGGAATCCCGAATCATCCAAGAGGGAGGTTTTACCCCGGGTATCGACTTCGCCCTGTCTCAAAGGAGTCGCATTTGGGCGCGGAGATCGTACGCCTTCCCTTGTTTCCCTACCACGGTCATTCCCCCGTTGGTCGCTTGGCAAATTATCTCTCCTTTGCCATGTCGGTTACGTTTCTCGGAACGTTTTTCGCCTTGCGCTTCCGTCCCGACGCCCTCTTCTGTTATCTGGCGCCGACAACGCTTGGTTTGCCGGCATTCCTCATCCGCTTTTTGACTAACGCGCCTCTCGCGTTCTGGATAACCGACATCTGGGCAGAGAACTTGCGTGCTCTCGGGTTTGATAACCTACTGTGCGATTGGGTGGCAGCTGGTGAGAAGACACTCCTTCGAGCGGCGGATTTGGTTTGTCTGGACTCTCCCGGGTTTGAATCGTTGACACTCAAAGGCGGAATTCCCCGAGACAAAACTAGAGTTGTTATAGAATGGGCGGACGAGGGGCTGTTTCGTCCGGAGCAACCCGACCTTCAGCTTGCTAGAAAGCACGGGATCGAACATGACAAATTCGTTGCGATGTATGCTGGCAATATGGGTTCCGCCCAAGGCCTCGACACCGTTCTAAGGGCGGGGGCTGTACTTCGGGGCAACGCCAACGTTCAGTTCGTTCTTGTCGGTGACGGGACCGAACGCGAGAGGCTGGTGGGGCTTGCATCGGAAGCTGGATTGGACAACGTCGTCTTCATCGACCGGCAACCTATGGACCAAATTCGCCACTTCATCGCACTCGCAGACCTTATGGTTGTACATCTAATAGATCGTCCGATTTTTCGCTTGCAGATGCCGTCGAAAGTCATAGCCTACATGGCGTGCGGTAAACCAAGCGTCTGCGCGTTTCAAGGTGCCGCGGCGCAGGTCGTTCTGAGTCACGAATGCGGATTTTCGTGCCCGCCGGAAGACTCCGTATCCATGGCCGCGGAAATTCAACGATTTGCGAGCCTAAGCCCCCGGGAGCGTGGTTTGTTTGGAAGCCGGGCTCGTAAGGCGTACCTGGATCACTACACGCTAGACCATCAAGCAAAATCGATAGAACACGCACTCCTGGAAATGGCACACGCATGA
- a CDS encoding glycosyltransferase, with the protein MLAIDSLLAGGAQRQIVMLANELADRGFEVTLVTYSPGDQLSATLSRRVALRFVRRRGKLGLGYMVGLFKLFRLLQPRAVIAFLSTPCFYARLVGRLARVPIVITSVRNSNYFPESAEMRLERLLWRLSDYVVVNSRQSATQLVSGGVPESRVKLIRNGLDSVHFQRADQGAIDQLRADLGIAQSELFVLLPGRIQRQKNHRLLVDACLELPPGRWAWKVGFAGNLLDDAIVTSLKAVIKRAGAEEKFLFLGPRSDMPTLYSAADVVVLPSLWEGFPNVLLEAMSCGAPVVCSDVGDNSIIVPDDRFGSTFPSGDREALATAIGNILGASRRDRVRIGDAGRRFVRGSFSAASMADQFITLID; encoded by the coding sequence GTGCTAGCCATCGATTCTCTCTTGGCCGGAGGCGCTCAGAGGCAAATTGTGATGCTTGCCAACGAGCTGGCCGACCGCGGGTTTGAGGTCACCTTAGTGACTTACTCCCCGGGGGACCAGTTGTCGGCAACGCTCTCACGAAGAGTTGCCTTGAGGTTCGTCCGTCGCAGAGGTAAGCTGGGGCTGGGATATATGGTTGGGCTGTTTAAGCTGTTTCGCTTGCTGCAACCAAGGGCGGTGATCGCGTTCTTATCGACCCCATGCTTTTACGCGCGTTTGGTCGGACGACTAGCCAGAGTGCCAATAGTGATAACGTCGGTGAGGAACTCGAACTACTTCCCCGAGTCGGCGGAAATGCGTCTGGAGCGCCTGCTCTGGCGCCTCTCGGACTACGTCGTCGTGAACTCCCGGCAGTCGGCAACTCAACTGGTCTCAGGCGGCGTTCCGGAGTCAAGAGTCAAGCTTATCAGAAACGGTTTGGACTCAGTGCACTTTCAGCGTGCGGACCAAGGCGCGATTGACCAATTGCGCGCCGACCTCGGCATTGCGCAGTCAGAACTGTTCGTGTTGCTCCCTGGTCGGATTCAACGACAAAAGAATCACCGATTGCTTGTTGATGCCTGTCTTGAACTCCCACCAGGGCGGTGGGCTTGGAAGGTGGGATTCGCGGGCAATCTGCTTGACGATGCGATCGTGACGTCTCTAAAGGCGGTGATTAAACGGGCGGGAGCAGAGGAGAAATTCTTGTTTCTCGGACCGAGGAGCGACATGCCGACCCTATACTCCGCGGCGGACGTGGTCGTGCTTCCTTCTCTTTGGGAAGGATTTCCGAACGTACTCTTGGAGGCAATGTCATGTGGGGCACCTGTTGTTTGCTCGGACGTGGGCGACAATTCCATTATCGTGCCAGACGATCGATTCGGATCCACTTTTCCTTCCGGGGATCGAGAAGCTCTGGCGACGGCAATTGGTAACATACTCGGGGCGTCACGGCGCGACAGAGTGCGCATCGGCGATGCGGGGCGGCGGTTCGTCCGCGGCTCGTTCTCCGCGGCTTCGATGGCTGATCAGTTCATAACGTTAATTGACTAG
- the pseI gene encoding pseudaminic acid synthase, giving the protein MIIAEMSGNHNGSLERALLLVEAAAVAGAHALKLQTYTPDSLTLDVADGDFFLDDADNPWQGRSLYELYQEAQTPWDWHPQIFARSAELGMLCFSTPFDLAAVNFLEDLGSPAYKIASFESNHLPLLEAVASTGKPVIMSTGMATLAELDESVRALRAAGCKDLILLKCTSAYPADASNSNVTTIPHLADMFDCQVGLSDHTPGIGVPVAAVAHGATVIEKHFTLKRSDGGVDSAFSLEPRELQALVLETARAWRSLGSPTYGPTESEQGSRVFRRSLYLSQDVKSGETLGPHNVRIVRPGHGLAPKYLRVISGLPLAKDASRGTALTWDLLEK; this is encoded by the coding sequence TTGATCATAGCCGAGATGTCGGGTAATCACAACGGTTCCTTGGAGCGTGCCTTACTGCTCGTCGAGGCAGCCGCGGTAGCTGGGGCGCACGCTCTGAAGTTGCAGACCTACACCCCAGACAGTCTTACTCTAGATGTGGCTGACGGCGACTTTTTTTTGGATGATGCGGATAATCCTTGGCAAGGAAGGAGCCTCTATGAGCTGTACCAGGAGGCACAAACGCCCTGGGATTGGCATCCCCAAATATTCGCTAGAAGCGCAGAGCTCGGGATGCTGTGTTTTAGCACACCGTTCGATCTTGCTGCCGTAAATTTCCTTGAGGATCTCGGCTCTCCTGCCTACAAGATAGCTTCATTTGAGAGCAATCACTTGCCGCTCTTGGAGGCTGTAGCGTCGACGGGGAAGCCGGTGATAATGTCAACGGGCATGGCTACGCTCGCTGAACTGGACGAATCCGTCAGAGCTCTTCGGGCAGCCGGCTGCAAAGATCTGATATTGTTGAAATGTACGAGCGCCTACCCCGCAGATGCGTCGAATAGTAACGTAACTACCATTCCCCACCTCGCAGATATGTTCGACTGTCAGGTTGGGCTTTCTGATCACACACCTGGCATCGGAGTACCGGTTGCCGCGGTGGCACATGGTGCGACTGTCATCGAGAAGCACTTCACTCTAAAAAGGTCGGATGGTGGAGTAGACTCAGCCTTTTCACTGGAGCCCAGGGAATTGCAGGCTCTCGTTCTTGAGACTGCTCGGGCCTGGCGATCCTTGGGATCTCCGACATACGGCCCAACTGAGTCCGAGCAGGGTAGTCGTGTCTTCCGCCGTTCGCTATACTTGTCTCAGGATGTAAAAAGCGGTGAGACCCTTGGGCCACACAACGTGAGGATCGTAAGGCCCGGTCACGGCCTTGCACCAAAGTACCTTAGAGTTATCTCAGGCCTGCCTCTGGCAAAGGATGCGTCCCGTGGCACCGCGTTGACTTGGGACCTTCTCGAAAAATGA